Proteins from a genomic interval of Marmoricola sp. OAE513:
- a CDS encoding ABC transporter ATP-binding protein, with amino-acid sequence MTDLVVETRGLRKVYRDQGRRIVAVDDLDLAVERGTVHGFLGPNGSGKTTTIRMLLGLARPDAGTISVLGNDFPAGIPAALGRVGALLDRGQFSSDLTGRRNLELLARAAGLPTARVDEVLDEVGLVEEGRRGYRGYSLGTRRRLALAGALLKKPALVILDEPSNGLDPAGIRDMRETIPRLAAAGVDVLLSSHILAEVQQVCTSVSILSEGRLLRTGRVRDLIGEKAARTRVGVTDPDRATSVLLAGGFEVTREGAFLVVEGHEHPDAVTRTLAEAGLYPYEISAIRPTLESFFLQLTGHRPAVPADPAERAADEIAQMVAEPSVLQDAPGAAEQDPS; translated from the coding sequence ATGACCGATCTCGTGGTCGAGACGCGCGGACTGCGCAAGGTCTACCGCGACCAGGGACGCCGGATCGTCGCCGTCGACGACCTCGACCTGGCTGTCGAGCGCGGGACCGTGCACGGTTTCCTGGGTCCGAACGGGTCCGGCAAGACCACGACCATCCGGATGCTGCTCGGCCTGGCCCGTCCTGACGCCGGCACGATCTCCGTCCTCGGCAACGACTTCCCCGCCGGCATCCCGGCTGCGCTCGGCCGCGTCGGCGCGCTGCTCGACCGCGGTCAGTTCTCCTCCGACCTCACCGGGCGCCGCAACCTCGAGCTGCTCGCCCGCGCCGCCGGACTTCCCACCGCTCGTGTCGACGAGGTGCTCGACGAGGTTGGCCTGGTCGAGGAGGGGCGACGCGGCTACCGCGGCTACTCGCTCGGCACCCGACGCCGCCTGGCTCTGGCCGGGGCGCTGCTGAAGAAGCCGGCACTGGTCATCCTCGACGAGCCGTCCAACGGACTGGACCCGGCCGGCATCCGGGACATGCGCGAGACGATCCCGCGGCTCGCAGCTGCCGGCGTCGACGTCCTGCTGAGCTCGCACATCCTGGCCGAGGTGCAGCAGGTGTGCACGTCGGTCTCCATCCTCAGCGAGGGCAGGCTCCTGCGCACCGGCCGAGTCCGCGACCTGATCGGCGAGAAGGCAGCCCGCACCCGGGTCGGGGTGACCGACCCGGACCGGGCGACCTCGGTCCTGCTGGCCGGCGGTTTCGAGGTCACCCGCGAGGGCGCGTTCCTGGTGGTCGAGGGCCACGAGCACCCGGACGCCGTCACGCGGACCCTGGCCGAGGCCGGGCTCTACCCCTACGAGATCTCCGCGATCCGCCCGACGCTGGAGTCCTTCTTCCTCCAGCTGACCGGTCACCGACCCGCGGTCCCGGCGGACCCGGCTGAACGTGCTGCCGACGAGATCGCCCAGATGGTCGCCGAGCCCTCGGTCCTCCAGGACGCCCCCGGAGCAGCGGAGCAGGACCCGTCGTGA
- a CDS encoding DUF4191 family protein, with product MAKKPKDPNKPSRISQIRQSYQITKKSDPRIGLILLGVFLVAGAIGFGLLYLVFPDTLVFPIIFGVLLGTLAVLIVFGRRAQSAALASIDGQPGAAAAALGMLRRGWKTDPGIGFTKQQDVIHRLVGPPGIVLVAEGNPNRLKPLMSAERRKHERVADGVPIHEVYVGNAEGEIPLKKIVRYVTKLGRNLKPAQMTDVLMRIKALDANRSNIPLPKGPVPTSMKGARSNMRGR from the coding sequence ATGGCGAAGAAGCCCAAGGACCCGAACAAGCCCTCCCGGATCTCCCAGATCCGGCAGAGCTACCAGATCACGAAGAAGTCCGACCCGCGGATCGGGCTGATCCTGCTCGGCGTCTTCCTGGTAGCCGGCGCCATCGGGTTCGGCCTGCTCTACCTGGTCTTCCCCGACACCCTCGTCTTCCCGATCATCTTCGGCGTCCTGCTCGGCACCCTGGCCGTCCTCATCGTCTTCGGCCGCCGTGCCCAGTCCGCCGCCCTCGCCTCGATCGACGGTCAGCCGGGCGCGGCCGCGGCCGCGCTGGGCATGCTGCGTCGCGGTTGGAAGACCGACCCGGGCATCGGCTTCACCAAGCAGCAGGACGTGATCCACCGCCTCGTCGGACCTCCGGGGATCGTGCTGGTCGCCGAGGGCAACCCGAACCGGCTCAAGCCGCTGATGTCGGCCGAGCGCCGCAAGCACGAGCGGGTCGCCGACGGCGTCCCGATCCACGAGGTGTACGTCGGCAACGCCGAGGGCGAGATCCCGCTGAAGAAGATCGTCCGCTACGTCACGAAGCTGGGTCGCAACCTCAAGCCGGCGCAGATGACCGACGTGCTGATGCGGATCAAGGCGTTGGACGCGAACCGCTCCAACATCCCCCTGCCCAAGGGCCCCGTGCCGACGTCCATGAAGGGCGCCCGCTCGAACATGCGCGGACGGTGA
- a CDS encoding LppX_LprAFG lipoprotein: protein MTRTRTRLVAAAASGVLLLAPLAGCGGDDKKKDATSSSASDKGGNDAASAGADDADQFTADLVAAMNKQKSVHMTIEGGLTAEADMKLGADPVIKLNASMGAGKLEMILADNAMYMLQAPGTKYRKIGKDDPTFGSLLGTFNGLSPSQAVTGIKGGITKFKKVGEKTVDGQKVTQYDVTADTSKVDGAFTALAGASGPVEMKFFVGEGDLLQQIQLDLSGQKLALKFSDWNKPVDIKIPTGDQLLN, encoded by the coding sequence ATGACCCGCACCCGCACCCGTCTCGTCGCCGCCGCTGCCAGCGGCGTCCTCCTGCTCGCGCCGCTCGCTGGCTGCGGGGGAGACGACAAGAAGAAGGACGCCACCAGCTCCTCGGCCAGCGACAAGGGCGGGAACGACGCCGCGTCGGCCGGTGCGGACGACGCCGACCAGTTCACCGCCGACCTGGTCGCCGCGATGAACAAGCAGAAGTCGGTGCACATGACCATCGAGGGCGGTCTCACCGCCGAGGCTGACATGAAGCTCGGTGCCGACCCGGTCATCAAGCTCAACGCCTCGATGGGTGCCGGCAAGCTCGAGATGATCCTGGCCGACAACGCGATGTACATGCTGCAGGCGCCGGGCACCAAGTACCGCAAGATCGGCAAGGACGACCCGACGTTCGGCAGCCTGCTCGGCACCTTCAACGGCCTGTCCCCGAGCCAGGCGGTCACGGGCATCAAGGGTGGCATCACCAAGTTCAAGAAGGTGGGGGAGAAGACCGTCGACGGCCAGAAGGTGACCCAGTACGACGTCACTGCCGACACCAGCAAGGTCGACGGCGCGTTCACCGCGCTCGCGGGTGCGTCCGGCCCGGTGGAGATGAAGTTCTTCGTCGGCGAGGGCGACCTGCTCCAGCAGATCCAGCTGGACCTGAGCGGTCAGAAGCTGGCGCTGAAGTTCAGCGACTGGAACAAGCCGGTCGACATCAAGATCCCGACGGGGGATCAGCTGCTCAACTAG
- the lipA gene encoding lipoyl synthase, with amino-acid sequence MTSPDSPATAAPEGRKLLRLEVRNAETPIERKPEWIKTRAKMGPQYRELQQLVKSEDLHTVCQSAGCPNIFECWEDREATFLIGGDQCTRRCDFCQIDTGKPTDLDRDEPRRVAESVQTMNLRYATITGVARDDLPDGGAWLYAETVKQIHALNPGTGVENLIPDFNGVPDLLAEVFESRPEVLAHNVETVPRIFKRIRPAFRYERSLDVITQARAFGLVTKSNLILGMGETREEVSQALTDLHAAGCELITITQYLRPSLRHHPVERWVKPEEFVELQAEAEQIGFAGVLSGPLVRSSYRAGRLYKQAIEARTDEAV; translated from the coding sequence GTGACTTCTCCGGACTCTCCCGCCACCGCAGCTCCCGAAGGCCGCAAGCTCCTGCGCCTGGAGGTTCGCAACGCGGAGACGCCGATCGAACGCAAGCCCGAGTGGATCAAAACGCGGGCGAAGATGGGACCGCAGTACCGCGAGCTCCAGCAGCTGGTGAAGTCCGAGGACCTGCACACCGTGTGCCAGTCGGCGGGCTGCCCGAACATCTTCGAGTGCTGGGAGGACCGCGAGGCGACCTTCCTCATCGGCGGCGACCAGTGCACCCGTCGCTGCGACTTCTGCCAGATCGACACCGGCAAGCCCACCGACCTCGACCGCGACGAGCCGCGCCGGGTCGCAGAGTCGGTCCAGACGATGAACCTCCGCTACGCCACCATCACCGGTGTCGCCCGCGACGACCTCCCCGACGGCGGCGCCTGGCTGTACGCCGAGACCGTCAAGCAGATCCACGCGCTCAACCCGGGCACCGGCGTGGAGAACCTGATCCCCGACTTCAACGGCGTCCCGGACCTGCTGGCCGAGGTCTTCGAGTCCCGCCCCGAGGTGCTCGCGCACAACGTCGAGACCGTCCCGCGGATCTTCAAGCGCATCCGCCCGGCGTTCCGGTACGAGCGCTCCCTGGACGTCATCACCCAGGCGCGCGCGTTCGGACTGGTCACCAAGTCGAACCTGATCCTCGGCATGGGCGAGACCCGCGAGGAGGTCAGCCAGGCGCTGACGGACCTGCACGCCGCCGGCTGCGAGCTGATCACGATCACCCAGTACCTGCGGCCGTCGCTGCGCCACCACCCGGTCGAGCGCTGGGTGAAGCCCGAGGAGTTCGTCGAGCTCCAGGCCGAGGCCGAGCAGATCGGCTTCGCCGGCGTGCTGTCGGGTCCGCTGGTGCGGTCATCGTACCGGGCCGGGCGTTTGTACAAGCAGGCCATCGAGGCGCGCACCGACGAAGCCGTCTGA
- a CDS encoding PPOX class F420-dependent oxidoreductase, which yields MGTEGTNDRAWTEVGKASYVSFTSYRKDGAPVSTPVWIAPDGDDLYFFSDTGAWKVKRVRNNPAVTLQPCDVRGRIKDGAPLVSGLAEVLEFSESRRVRKIVNRKYRVMGTLGGFFSRLRGAEAAVGIRVRQA from the coding sequence ATGGGAACCGAAGGAACTAACGACCGGGCTTGGACCGAGGTCGGCAAGGCGTCGTACGTCTCGTTCACCAGCTACCGCAAGGACGGGGCCCCGGTCTCGACCCCGGTCTGGATCGCTCCGGACGGCGACGACCTTTACTTCTTCTCCGACACCGGCGCGTGGAAGGTGAAGCGGGTGCGCAACAACCCCGCGGTGACCCTGCAGCCGTGCGACGTACGCGGGCGGATCAAGGACGGCGCTCCCCTCGTGTCCGGTCTCGCGGAGGTGCTCGAGTTCAGCGAGAGCCGGCGGGTGCGCAAGATCGTGAACCGGAAGTACCGGGTGATGGGGACGCTGGGCGGGTTCTTCAGCCGGCTGCGCGGCGCCGAGGCGGCCGTGGGGATCCGCGTCCGCCAGGCGTGA
- a CDS encoding RDD family protein, producing MTEQTTPSGRPLIPDTASWLQRVGALAIDWAASYLAVVFILGGTDNKQFSWVVLAAFWLQSSVGVALVGGSFGQMILRLRVHEINGRPLTLLKALQRQLLICLVVPPLVFRSDGRGLHDLLTNSAVFPRRLG from the coding sequence ATGACTGAGCAGACCACCCCGTCGGGCCGCCCCCTGATCCCGGACACCGCGTCCTGGCTCCAGCGCGTCGGCGCGCTCGCGATCGACTGGGCGGCCTCGTACCTCGCGGTGGTGTTCATCCTCGGCGGGACCGACAACAAGCAGTTCAGCTGGGTCGTCCTGGCCGCGTTCTGGTTGCAGTCCAGCGTCGGGGTGGCTCTGGTCGGGGGATCTTTCGGACAGATGATCCTGCGGCTGCGCGTCCACGAGATCAACGGACGCCCGCTCACCCTGCTCAAGGCGCTGCAGCGCCAGCTGCTGATCTGCCTGGTCGTCCCGCCGCTGGTGTTCCGCTCCGACGGCCGCGGCCTGCACGATCTGCTGACAAACTCCGCGGTCTTCCCCCGCCGCCTAGGCTGA
- the glnA gene encoding type I glutamate--ammonia ligase, which yields MFQNSEELLKYIKDEGVEMVDVRFCDLPGIMQHFTVPVSSFDQSVFDDGLGFDGSSIRGFQAINESDMQLYPDPTTAYIDPFRKSKTLNVNFFIHDPITGEAYSRDPRNIAKKALAYLASTGIADTAFFAPEAEFYIFDNVRYSTGVNEGYYHIDSVEGWWNSGSEGGDSSPNLGYKTRLKGGYFPVEPYDHYSDLRADMVKNLEAVGLQVERAHHEVGTAGQAEINYRFDTLLKAADDVMKFKYIIKNTAWQQGKSVTFMPKPIFGDNGSGMHVHQSLWNGGEPLFYDETGYGGLSEMARHYIGGILKHAPSLLAFTNPTVNSYHRLVPGFEAPISLVYSSRNRSASVRIPITGSNPKAKRIETRFPDPSANPYLAFSALMLAGLDGIKNKIEPAAPIDKDIYELPPAEMAEIDQVPTSLGAVLDALEADHEYLTVGNVFTPDLIETWVDFKRENEIAPVQLRPHPHEFELYYDI from the coding sequence ATGTTCCAGAACAGCGAAGAGCTTCTGAAGTACATCAAGGACGAAGGCGTCGAGATGGTCGACGTCCGCTTCTGCGACCTGCCCGGAATCATGCAGCACTTCACCGTGCCGGTCTCGTCCTTCGACCAGTCCGTCTTCGACGACGGCCTTGGCTTCGACGGCTCCTCCATCCGTGGATTCCAGGCGATCAACGAGTCCGACATGCAGCTCTACCCGGACCCGACGACGGCGTACATCGACCCGTTCCGGAAGTCGAAGACGCTGAACGTGAACTTCTTCATCCACGACCCGATCACCGGTGAGGCCTACTCCCGCGACCCGCGCAACATCGCCAAGAAGGCGCTGGCGTACCTGGCCAGCACCGGCATCGCGGACACCGCGTTCTTCGCCCCCGAGGCCGAGTTCTACATCTTCGACAACGTCCGTTACTCGACCGGCGTCAACGAGGGGTACTACCACATCGACTCCGTCGAGGGCTGGTGGAACAGCGGGTCTGAGGGCGGCGACAGCTCCCCCAACTTGGGCTACAAGACCCGCCTCAAGGGTGGCTACTTCCCCGTCGAGCCGTACGACCACTACAGCGACCTGCGCGCCGACATGGTCAAGAACCTGGAGGCCGTGGGCCTGCAGGTCGAGCGCGCCCACCACGAGGTCGGCACCGCCGGCCAGGCGGAGATCAACTACCGCTTCGACACGCTGCTCAAGGCCGCGGACGACGTGATGAAGTTCAAGTACATCATCAAGAACACCGCCTGGCAGCAGGGCAAGTCGGTCACCTTCATGCCGAAGCCGATCTTCGGTGACAACGGCTCGGGCATGCACGTGCACCAGTCGCTGTGGAACGGCGGCGAGCCGCTGTTCTACGACGAGACCGGGTACGGCGGCCTCTCGGAGATGGCGCGCCACTACATCGGCGGCATCCTGAAGCACGCCCCGTCGCTGCTGGCGTTCACCAACCCGACCGTGAACTCCTACCACCGCCTGGTGCCGGGCTTCGAGGCCCCGATCTCGCTGGTGTACTCCTCGCGGAACCGGTCGGCGTCGGTGCGCATCCCGATCACCGGCTCGAACCCGAAGGCCAAGCGCATCGAGACCCGGTTCCCCGACCCGTCGGCGAACCCGTACCTCGCGTTCTCTGCCCTGATGCTCGCCGGTCTCGACGGCATCAAGAACAAGATCGAGCCGGCCGCGCCGATCGACAAGGACATCTACGAGCTCCCGCCGGCGGAGATGGCCGAGATCGACCAGGTCCCGACGTCGCTCGGTGCCGTGCTGGACGCCCTCGAGGCCGACCACGAGTACCTGACGGTCGGCAACGTCTTCACCCCCGACCTGATCGAGACCTGGGTCGACTTCAAGCGCGAGAACGAGATCGCGCCGGTGCAGCTGCGGCCGCACCCGCACGAGTTCGAGCTGTACTACGACATCTGA
- a CDS encoding ABC transporter permease subunit, translating to MRNLIRVELARYRTRRVILLIVAAATLMTALVAFKTAWDTRPVTATEIATAQARADAEGDRSDIKADIAKCQKDPGAYLDPGASTDLCEETLRAAAKSYLPREPLNLDGTLKGNGIGIALLLVALLIIAGSTFAGADWSSGSIRNQVLFEPRRSRVWAAKAIAVAIGSGAVSLVLLGGFWLSLFLVAASRDVEHGSGVADDIVWHVLRAVLLATGAGVGAFALTTIFRNSVATLSLLFAYSIGGELLTFLSPVSGLTRWSLGNNVFGWLETRLEYFDYGGHCARMGTCEDPIHISHLNAGLYLLVVLGIACAASWASFRRRDI from the coding sequence GTGAGGAACCTGATCCGGGTCGAGCTGGCCCGCTACCGCACCCGCCGGGTGATCCTGCTGATCGTCGCGGCGGCGACGTTGATGACCGCGCTGGTGGCGTTCAAGACCGCGTGGGACACCCGTCCGGTCACGGCCACCGAGATCGCGACCGCGCAGGCGCGGGCGGACGCCGAGGGCGACCGCAGCGACATCAAGGCCGACATCGCCAAGTGCCAGAAGGACCCGGGCGCCTACCTGGACCCGGGCGCCTCCACCGACCTGTGCGAGGAGACGCTGCGCGCGGCCGCGAAGAGCTACCTCCCCCGCGAGCCGCTGAACCTGGACGGGACCCTCAAGGGCAACGGCATCGGGATCGCCCTGCTCCTGGTCGCCCTGCTGATCATCGCCGGGAGCACCTTCGCCGGCGCCGACTGGTCCTCCGGCTCGATCCGCAACCAGGTCCTCTTCGAGCCGCGTCGCTCGCGGGTCTGGGCCGCCAAGGCGATCGCGGTGGCGATCGGCAGCGGTGCGGTCAGCCTGGTGCTGCTCGGCGGGTTCTGGCTCTCGCTGTTCCTGGTGGCCGCGAGCCGCGACGTCGAGCACGGCTCCGGGGTCGCCGACGACATCGTCTGGCACGTGCTCCGGGCGGTGCTGCTGGCGACGGGCGCCGGGGTCGGGGCGTTCGCGTTGACCACGATCTTCCGCAACTCGGTCGCGACGCTGTCGCTGCTGTTCGCCTACAGCATCGGTGGCGAGCTGCTGACGTTCCTCTCCCCGGTCAGCGGGCTGACCCGGTGGTCGCTGGGCAACAACGTCTTCGGCTGGCTCGAGACCCGCCTGGAGTACTTCGACTACGGCGGTCACTGCGCCCGGATGGGCACCTGCGAGGACCCGATCCACATCAGCCACCTGAACGCCGGGTTGTACCTGCTCGTGGTCCTCGGGATCGCCTGCGCCGCCTCCTGGGCGTCCTTTCGCCGCCGCGACATCTGA